The following DNA comes from Haloarchaeobius salinus.
GGTCTGCCGCGCCGTCGGCGACGTACTCGGGGATGTCGGCGGCGCGAGCGAACAGCAACGTGACGTCGGGGTCGACGGTGTCGGCGTACAGCTTCCGGTCGGCCCCGTCGACGACGTGGAGTCCGGCCCGTTCCAGCAGGTCGATGGTCGGGTCGTGCAGTCGGCCCTTGTTCGGTACCGCGATGCGCATTTGCCAGTCCTTCGCGTCCGGGCGGGAACTGCCTTTCCATCCGCCCGGAGCTTGCCGGTTCGGCGAGGGCGGGGTGGTCAGGCCCCGGCCGTCCCGTACACCTGGTCCAGCAGCCACGTCGTCACGTGCATCTCGACGACTGCGGCGACGGCGAGCGTGACCACCGAGACGCCGACGAGCAGCCCCGTCCGCTTCACCTCACCGCGGGTGTAGAAGTGGTCGCGGCGGTCGAAGACGTAGAGCACAATGTTCCCCAGGAACCGGTACGCGATAGCGGCCCCGACGAACAGCGCCGGCAGCTCGAGGACGCCGTGGGGGAGCAACGCGAGCAGCACGAAGCCGAAGCCCTCCTGGGCGGCGGCTGGCGTCACGACGTAGCCGACCAGCACCCCGTTGAACACCAGCCCGAACGTCGTCAGGATACCCCCGGTCAACGCCCCGAGGATGAACACGAAGAAGGCGCGGGTGTTGTTCAGGAAGATGAACAGCGCGGTGATGTCGTCGGGGAACATCTCGCTCGGCGAGTCGAACCCCATCGCGCCGAACAGGTCGAAGCCGACCTCCCAGAGCGCGACGCCGAGCGGGATGCTCAGCAGGAACAGCACCGCCGAGAACGCGGTGTAGCGGCGGTGCTCCCGCCAGGCGAGCGCGAAGCCGTCCCACGAGAGCGTCGGCGGGTCGTCCTGCCCGGGTGGAGTCGTCTCGGGCGGCTCGGCGGGTTCTGACTGTGGTTCCGCGGGCTCGTCGCCGTCGAACGACCAGCCGACGCCGTCGTCGGTGTCGGCCGGCTCCGTCGCTGACTCCCCGTCTGGAGGGTCGTCGGGGCGGTCGGTCATGGGTTGCGCTACGGTCGCCACCGGAAAAAAGCGTCCGTCGGTCGGCGGAACCCCTCGACCGCCTCAATCGACCCTCACGACACGAACCGTACCCGATGGAGTCTTGACCCGTCCACCGAAAACACGCCCAACATGGAACTCGCAGTCACCGGTGGACGGGTACTCTTGCCGGACCTCACAGTGACGGAGGCGGACGTGCTGGTCGACGCCGACGATGGCGTCGTCCGCGAGGTCGGCCATGACCTCACCGGCGACGAGGAACTGGACGCGTCGGGCGGGCTGGTGATGCCCGGCCTTGTGAACGCCCACACGCACGTCGCGATGACGCTGCTCCGGGGGTACGCCGACGACAAGCCGCTCGAGGCGTGGCTCCAGGAGGACATCTGGCCGGCGGAGGGCGAGCTGACCCCCGAGGACGTGCGCGTCGGCGCGGAGCTGGGGATGCTGGAGATGATAAAGTCCGGGACGACCGCGTTCGCGGACATGTACTTCCACGTCCCGGAGATCGTCGACGCGGTGGCGGACGCTGGCCTCCGGGCGCGGCTCGGCCACGGCGTCGTCACCGTGGCGAAGGGGACGGAGACGGCCCACGACGACGCCGAGGAGAGCATCGAAGTGGCGCGGGAGTTCGACGGCGCGGCCGACGGCCGGGTCCGCACCGCGTTCATGCCGCACTCGCTGACGACCGTCGGGAGCGACTTCCTCGACGAGTACGTGCCGCAGGCCCGCGAGGCGGGCGTCCCGGTGCACATCCACGCGAACGAGACGGCCGACGAGGTCGACCCCATCGTCGCAGAGCACGGGATGCGGCCGCTGGCGTACGCCCGGGAGCACGGGCTGCTCGAACCCGAGGACTTCGTCGCCCACGGCGTCCACACCACGCCCGAAGAGCACGCCATCCTCGCCGAAACCGGCGCGGGCGTCGTCCACTGCCCGGCATCGAACATGAAGCTCGCGAGCGGGATGGCCCCCGTGCAGGCGATGCGGGACGCGGGCGTCTCGGTCGGCCTCGGAACGGACGGCGCGGCGTCGAACAACGACCTCTCGCTGTTCGACGAGATGCGCGACGCGGCGATGCTCGGCAAGCTCGCGGCCGACGACGCGAGCGCGGTGCCCGCCGAGACCGTCGTCGAGATGGCGACCCAGGGCGGTGCGGACGTGGCGGGGCTCCCCGGTGGGCGCATCGAGGCCGGCGCGGCGGCGGACCTCGTCGTCGTCGACCTCGACGCACCGCACCTCACGCCGGGCCACGACCTCGTGAGCCACCTCACCTACGCCGCGACGGGCAGCGACGTGCGCCACACGATCTGCGACGGCGCGGTGCTCATGCGCGACCGCGAGGTGCTGACGATGGACGAGGACGCGGTGCTGGAGCGGGCGGAGACGGCGGCGGCGGAGCTGGTCGAGCGGGTCTGAGGCGGGAAACCGGAGTGGAACGCGTTCAGGTAACCGAAGCCGGTGCGAGCGAGGCGGAGCTATCGTTCTCGTAGATCCTAACGTTGCGGAACCGGGAGTTCGGTGGGTCCTCACGGTCGGGAGTACAGCCGGAGTTCGTGTCGCAGTCGGTGATGAATACGATGTACTCCGTGTTGCCGTCGTAGCCGTTCGCCTCGTAGTGCTCCCCGATGGGCACCTCGTAGCGGACCCAGCCGTCGCTCTGCTGGTAACGCTCCAGCCCGTCGAAGTTGGCCACGTCGTGGCCCCAGTACTGGTCGCCGTACACCTCGATGACCCGGCCCCCGGTCTGGTCCTGATCGTCCTCCAGCCCGATACCGTGTATCTCACCCATCGAGGTGCTCCTGAACTCGAAGACGAGCGTCGTGTTCTCGGTCACGGTGTAGTCGCGGTCGACGAACTTCCACTGGTTGCCCGACTGCTGGACGGTCGCCCCACCGTCCTCGACGGTCGTATCGCCGGTGCCGTCCTGGTTGTCCTCGAACGACTGCGTCGGCGCGCTGCTCTCGAAGTCGACGACCGACGGACTGCTGTCGGACGGGATCGTGACGCGCTGCTCGTCGACGACGGCGTCCGTCGGCCGGTGTATCAGCTGGACCGTCGCCGGGCCGGAGAGGAGCTGCGTCGTCCGCAGTTCGTCCCCCGCGTCGACGACACCGTCGCTGATGCCGGACCGGTTCTCGAACGCCGACAGGGTCAGTCGTGAGACCCCGTCCCCGTCGCGCACGACCACGTCGAACGCGTCGACGCGCAGGTCGTCACCACCCCGATGCCGGATGGCGAGCGTCTGTGCGTCCGGGCCGTTCGTCTCGACGCTGACGTCGATGCTCGCCGACGGCGCGTTGCCGAGCAGGTCCGGCGACAGGTCGAAGATGACGACCCCGGCCGCGCCCGCCGCGACGAGCACCAGCGCGACCATCAACAGCGTCCCGATCGGTGCCGACTGTCCTCGTTCCCCTCCCCTTCGCATATCGGTCCGTGGGTGAGCGACGACCATCAAATCATCGGCCTGTTGACAGAGGTACGGGGGGGATGGTATCTGTTCGAACATGCGAGAATTGAACGTCCAGAGCTGTTTTTAAACGTTGAAGCGCTATCTAAGCCCGCCTCATTCGAACGACAAACGGAATGAACCAGATGAACGTGCTCACGGGTTTATCCCCCTCTCCGGCACAGGATTGGGTGTGATGAGCACAAAGACGACGTTCGCACTGTTCGGTGCACTGCTGCTCGTGGTCGGTGCCGTCGCTCCGGCGGCCGCCGCCACGGGTGCGACGCCTGTACAGACCGCAGACGATCCGGCGACGGAGCTGACGCCGGACAACAACACGTCCGACGACGAGACGGAACTGCCCGACAACGAGTCCGACGACAACGAGACCGACGCCGACGACAACGAGACTGACGTCGACGACAACGAGACCGACGTCGACAGCAACCAGAGCTCCGCGGACGCCCACAACGAGTTCGCGCAGCTGCTCAACGAGTACGTCCAGAACGTGACGAACAACCCGAACGTCACGGCACCCGGCCTCCACATCGCGGAGTGGGTCATCGAGCACAACCCGGGTAACGCGCCGGAGCACGCCGGGCCGCCGGCCCACGCAGGCCCCGGTGACGACGCGGCCGACAACGAGACGGACAACGAGTCCACCGGGCCGCCCGAACACGCCGGTTCCGGTGACGACGAGGCCGACGCCGACAACGAGACGGACGGCGGCCAGGGTCCCCCGGACCACGCCGGTACCGACGACGGGCAAGAAGATGACGAGGAGGACGACGGCGGGAACGGTAACGGCCCGCCGGCCGGCATCCTCGCGTTCCTGCCCTTCTTCTGAGACCCGGGGCTGACGCCTCGCGCTGCTTCCCCCACCGCGTCGGCGGGACCGGCCGTGGTTCCCTCGTAACGGACCGGGACCGCTGACCGCGTTCCCCGTACTACGGCGGGTCGAGGACCGCCACTCCCCCCTTACTTCGATGCGACGACGCCGAGACAGCGGTCCACGGCGTCAGCGACGTGCAACGCGGTCGTATCGAACAGCGGCGTGTCGGGCACGTCCGACTGCGCGACGAGCATCTCGATCTCGGTGCAGCCGAGCACGACGCCCTCGGAACCCGCGTCGACGAGTTCCTCGATGGCCGCGACGTAGGCTACACGGGACTCGTCCGTGACGATGCCCTTCGTCAGCTCGTCGAAGATGACGTCGTGGACCTGCTGCCGGCGCTCGGCGTCGGGGACGACCACGTCGATACCGTGGTCGGCGAACCGGCCTGCGTAGAACTCCCCCTCCATCACCGGCCGGGTGCCGAGGACGCCGACCGTATCGAGCCCGGCGTCGGCGATGGCCGCCGCCGTCGGGTCGACGATGTGGACGAACGGCACCGAGAGCGCGTCCTCGATGGCGGGCGTGACCCGGTGCATCGTGTTCGTCGCCATGACGACGAAGTCCGCCCCGCCGGCGTCGAGGTCGCCCGCGGCGTCCGCGAGGTAGTCGCCGGCCGCGTCCCACCGCTCGTCGGCGATGAACCCCTCGATGTCGGCGAAGTTCACGCTCCTGATGAGCACCTGTCCGGCGGCGTGGCCGCCCCGTTCCTCGTTGATGCCCGCGTCGATACCGCGGTAGTACTGGACCGTCGATTCGCTGCTCATGCCGCCGAGGATGCCGACCGTCCGGAGGTCGCCGTCTGCGGAGTCCATACTTCGCCGTCGACCGGCGACGAGAAAAAACGGGCCGTTCCTACGGGCGCGGCAGCCCGACGGTGAACGCCGCCCCGCCAGCCTCCCGGTTCGTCGCCTCGACGCGTCCCCCGTACGAGTCAACGATCTCGTGGACGAGGTAGAGCCCGAAGCCGGTGCCGGGGCTCTCGAACCCCTTCTGTCCCTTCTCGAAGACGTGCGCCATCACCGACTCGTCGATGCCCGGCCCGTCGTCGAGCACCCGGACGACCACCTCGTCGTCCGTCACCTCGGTCTCGACGCGGACCCGTGCCGTCGGCCCCTCGTTGTGCTGGACCGCGTTCGTCAGCAGGTTCTCGAACACCTCCGGGAGCAGGTCGTCCGCGAGCACCGGAACCTCGGGGAGCGCGTCGTGTTCGAACGTCGCGTCGTCGTAGGCACGGTCTGCCTTCGCCAGCTCGTCTTCGAGCACGCCGTCGAGCGCCATCGGCTCCGCCTCGTGCTCCTCCCCCTCGACGATGGCCTTCATGAACGTCCGCATCGTCTCGATGAGGTCGGTCATGTCCTCGACGCGCTCCTGGATGGTGGCGAGGTGCGGCGCGACCTCGTCGTCGACGTGGCCCTCGAGGATGTTCGCCCGGGCCTCGACCACGTTCATCCCGTTGAGGAGGTTGTGCCGGATGATGCGGTTGACGAACTCCAGCCGCTCGCGCTCGTGCTCCAGCTGTTTCTCGCGGGCGCGCCGCTCCGTCATGTCGCGGGTCACCTTCAGGAACCCCAGGAGCTCGCCGTCGTCGTCGTGCAGCGCCGTGATGACGGCGTTCACCCAGATGCGCGAGCCGTCGGCCCGGACGCGCCAGCCCGTGTCGACCGCCCGACCTCGCTCCCGGGCACGGTCGAGGAGCTCGTCCGCGTAGTCGATCTCGCGGTCGGCCTCGGTGTGGAACGTGCGGACGTGCTCGCCGATGATCTCCTCGCTCTCGTAACCCTTGATCTCCTCCGCGCCGCGGTTCCAGCTCTCGACGTGGCCGTCGGTGTCCAGCCGGAAGATGGCGTAGTCCTCGACGTCCTGCACCAGCGACTCGAACTCGCGTCGTGCCTGCAGGAGCTGCTCCTCGGCCCGGTCCTCGCGGATGCTGTTGGCGAGTTCGTGGCCGAGCGAGTTCGCGGTGATGTCGAGCAGCGTCAGCTCCCAGTCGAGCCCCCCCTGCTTCGGGGCGGCACCGGCGAACGACAGCACGCCGTACTGCTCGCCCTCGACGGCGACCGGGACGCCGACGTAGTAGTCGAGTCCCGTGTTCCCGGCGACCCCGACCGGGTGACGGTCGGGCCACCGGTCGGTCGCGTCGTCGGCGTGGACGAGACCGTCCCGTTCCGAGACGACACCCGCGATGGTCTCTGACGTGTCGATGGCGTGGCCGGGCGCGACGGCCGCGTCGAGACCGGATGTGACGTTCTCGACGAGCACGCGCCCGTCGCCGAACCGGGCGAACGCCGCGTGGTCCGCTCCGAGCATCCGGCCGGTCACGTCGAGCAGCTCGTCGAGACGGTCGTCGAGGTCGCGCGACCGGTCGAGCAGGACGTCGTGGACGGCGCGGAGGGTCCGTTCGCGCCGGTCGAGTCGGTCGAGTGCGTGCTTCTGGTCGCTGACGTCGACGTAGCACTCTACCCGACCGCCCGCGTACTCCCCGTCCTCTATCGGGTGGGTGCGACGTTCGAGCCACCGGTCCTCGGGGCCATCGACGACGTGGATCTCCCGGTCGGGGGCGTCGACGCCGCCCTCGGTCACTGCCGCGACGAACGCGGCGCCATCGGCGAGCCGGGAGGCGGCCCGCTCGGCGAACGCCTCCGCGGACAGCCCGCGGACGGCCGCGCCGTCGACACCGAGGTACCGCGTCGCCGCATCGTTCGACCAGACCACCCGTCCGTCCCCGTCGAGGACGACGACACCCGTATCCGCGGCGGCGAGCAGTGCCGCACCCGCCGGCGGCTCCTCCTCCCGGACGGACGCGTCGCCCCCGCCGCTCACGCGAGCGACACCTCGCTCGGTCCGCAGCGTCGAGTCATGGGCGGGGCTAGTGGACCCGGGCCTAAAGTCGTGGACCCTACACACGTCGTCGTCGGCCGCGCGACGACAGCAGCGCCAGCCGACTCCGGTAGGGTTTTCCACCCGCTACCCCTCCCAGAGACTATGAGTCAG
Coding sequences within:
- a CDS encoding type IV pilin; the protein is MRRGGERGQSAPIGTLLMVALVLVAAGAAGVVIFDLSPDLLGNAPSASIDVSVETNGPDAQTLAIRHRGGDDLRVDAFDVVVRDGDGVSRLTLSAFENRSGISDGVVDAGDELRTTQLLSGPATVQLIHRPTDAVVDEQRVTIPSDSSPSVVDFESSAPTQSFEDNQDGTGDTTVEDGGATVQQSGNQWKFVDRDYTVTENTTLVFEFRSTSMGEIHGIGLEDDQDQTGGRVIEVYGDQYWGHDVANFDGLERYQQSDGWVRYEVPIGEHYEANGYDGNTEYIVFITDCDTNSGCTPDREDPPNSRFRNVRIYENDSSASLAPASVT
- a CDS encoding amidohydrolase — its product is MELAVTGGRVLLPDLTVTEADVLVDADDGVVREVGHDLTGDEELDASGGLVMPGLVNAHTHVAMTLLRGYADDKPLEAWLQEDIWPAEGELTPEDVRVGAELGMLEMIKSGTTAFADMYFHVPEIVDAVADAGLRARLGHGVVTVAKGTETAHDDAEESIEVAREFDGAADGRVRTAFMPHSLTTVGSDFLDEYVPQAREAGVPVHIHANETADEVDPIVAEHGMRPLAYAREHGLLEPEDFVAHGVHTTPEEHAILAETGAGVVHCPASNMKLASGMAPVQAMRDAGVSVGLGTDGAASNNDLSLFDEMRDAAMLGKLAADDASAVPAETVVEMATQGGADVAGLPGGRIEAGAAADLVVVDLDAPHLTPGHDLVSHLTYAATGSDVRHTICDGAVLMRDREVLTMDEDAVLERAETAAAELVERV
- a CDS encoding stage II sporulation protein M, which produces MTDRPDDPPDGESATEPADTDDGVGWSFDGDEPAEPQSEPAEPPETTPPGQDDPPTLSWDGFALAWREHRRYTAFSAVLFLLSIPLGVALWEVGFDLFGAMGFDSPSEMFPDDITALFIFLNNTRAFFVFILGALTGGILTTFGLVFNGVLVGYVVTPAAAQEGFGFVLLALLPHGVLELPALFVGAAIAYRFLGNIVLYVFDRRDHFYTRGEVKRTGLLVGVSVVTLAVAAVVEMHVTTWLLDQVYGTAGA
- a CDS encoding aspartate/glutamate racemase family protein; this encodes MDSADGDLRTVGILGGMSSESTVQYYRGIDAGINEERGGHAAGQVLIRSVNFADIEGFIADERWDAAGDYLADAAGDLDAGGADFVVMATNTMHRVTPAIEDALSVPFVHIVDPTAAAIADAGLDTVGVLGTRPVMEGEFYAGRFADHGIDVVVPDAERRQQVHDVIFDELTKGIVTDESRVAYVAAIEELVDAGSEGVVLGCTEIEMLVAQSDVPDTPLFDTTALHVADAVDRCLGVVASK
- a CDS encoding PAS domain S-box protein; protein product: MSGGGDASVREEEPPAGAALLAAADTGVVVLDGDGRVVWSNDAATRYLGVDGAAVRGLSAEAFAERAASRLADGAAFVAAVTEGGVDAPDREIHVVDGPEDRWLERRTHPIEDGEYAGGRVECYVDVSDQKHALDRLDRRERTLRAVHDVLLDRSRDLDDRLDELLDVTGRMLGADHAAFARFGDGRVLVENVTSGLDAAVAPGHAIDTSETIAGVVSERDGLVHADDATDRWPDRHPVGVAGNTGLDYYVGVPVAVEGEQYGVLSFAGAAPKQGGLDWELTLLDITANSLGHELANSIREDRAEEQLLQARREFESLVQDVEDYAIFRLDTDGHVESWNRGAEEIKGYESEEIIGEHVRTFHTEADREIDYADELLDRARERGRAVDTGWRVRADGSRIWVNAVITALHDDDGELLGFLKVTRDMTERRAREKQLEHERERLEFVNRIIRHNLLNGMNVVEARANILEGHVDDEVAPHLATIQERVEDMTDLIETMRTFMKAIVEGEEHEAEPMALDGVLEDELAKADRAYDDATFEHDALPEVPVLADDLLPEVFENLLTNAVQHNEGPTARVRVETEVTDDEVVVRVLDDGPGIDESVMAHVFEKGQKGFESPGTGFGLYLVHEIVDSYGGRVEATNREAGGAAFTVGLPRP